CGACACGGAGATGAATTTCGACACCCAAAAACAGCGTTTCTGGGTCGACGTCACACTGACCGCCGGGGAATTCAAATTCCGTGCGGACAACGACTGGGCGATAAACTTCGGCGGGGCGGACGGACGCCTTTCGCAGAACGGCGACAACATCAAGGCCACGGCGGGCAACTACCGCGTATACGCAACCCTGAACAACTCTGCGGAGATCACCTACGAACTCAATGCCGGCGACTACGGCACGGGCGGCGGCGAAGAACCCGACCCGGGGCCGGAAAAGGCCGACTGGTACATCCACGGCCAGACCGTCGCAACCCCCGACTGGGGCCCGACGGCCATGGAGAGCGCCAGCTCGAACATCGTGGCCTACAAGGCCGCAGGGGTCGAGGTAGCCGCCAACTCGGAATTCCTCTTCAAGAGCGGCGACGAGTCGCAGTGGATCGGGGCCGACGCCGCATTCGCCGGCAGCAGCCCCTACACCTGCACGATCGGCTCGGCCTTCAAGGTTTCCGCCGACAAGGTCAATGCCGTGATCGCCGAAGCCGGCACGTACGACTACTGGCTGCTGCCCGAGGCGGGACGCGCCTACGTGATGGCCGCAGGCGCCAAGCCCGAGCTGGTCGCCGACACATGGGGACTGGTCGGCAACATCACCGGATGGGGTGACCTGGGCGATTTCTCCATGAGCGAGGAGGGCGCCTACCTCGTTCGCAAAGGCGTAGCCCTGACCACCGCCAGCGAATTCAAGATCCGCTTCAATAACGCCTGGGACGACTCCAAGAACTACGGCACGGCGTCGGGCGGTGCGGTCGACATCAACAAGGCCGTAGACATCATCACCAGCGGCGGTTCGCAGAACATGAAAGTCCAGCTCGACGGCACCTACGACATCTATTTCGACCTCGCGAATTCGCAGATATACATCATGTCCGAGGGCAAGACCCCGGCAGAGGCCGAATAACGGCCACCCTTTCACGGGACGGCACACAGAGGTTGCCGTCCCGTTTCTGGCCTGCCGTCCCTGACCGGACGGCAGGCCCCGAAACGAACTTTAACCGAGATTCCGCTATGAAAAAATTTCTTTTCCTGCTGCTGGCACTCGTACTTTCCGTATCCGTGTCGTGCAGCGACGACAAGACCGGCGATACCGGCGGCAGTATGCTCTCCGTGACCCCCACGGAGATAGAATTCGAAGCCGCAGGCGGCAGCCGGCTGCTCGACCTGCGCACCGATGCGGGCGCGTGGTCGCTGACGCAGAGCGACAATACCGCATGGTGCACACCGGCCCTCACATCGGGCAAAACCTCCACGTCGTTCGCGGTCACGGCGACCGCAAACGAGTCGTCGAAACGCTCCGCGACGCTTACCTTCACCGCCCCGGGCTGCGATCCGGTCGTCGTCACCGTGACACAGAGCGGCGATGCCTCCCAGGATTTCGAGGGCGAGCAGGTCGTCGCCCAGCCCGATGCGTGGGACAACCGCAAACGCGCCGACATAAGCTACCAGCTGCTGGTATACAGCTTCGCCGACGGCAACGGCGACAAGGTGGGCGACCTGCCGGGGCTGACCCGGCGGCTCGACTACATCGACGCACTCGGCGCCTCGGCCGTATGGCTCTCGCCGATCCATCCGGCGGCTTCGTACCACGGTTACGACGTGCTCGACTACGAGGCGGTCAACCCCGCCTTCGGGACGGACGCCGACCTGAGGGCATTCATCGACGCGGCCCATGCCCGCGGCATCCGGGTCTACCTGGATTACGTGCTCAACCATACGGGCAAAGACCACCCGTGGTTCAAATCGGCCGCCGCGTCCGAAGGGAGCCCTTACCGTGACCGCTATATCTTCTCCGAAGACCCGCAGGCCGACATCGCGGCCGGGCGGATCGACCAGATCGCCACGGAAGGCGCCGCAGGCTACGATGCCGGACAATGGTTCTCGACCGACACGGGGGCGGGTGCCGCCGGGCGCTTCAAGTTCGTGCTCGACTGGACAAATACCGACAGCCCGACGGTGACCGTTACCGAAACGACCGACGCCGCGGATGCGGACAATACGCAGGGCGGCGCGGACGACAAATACCTCTATTTCGGCAACGGCACGAGCAAACGCTTCTACGCCAGGGGCGGCAACAGTTACGAACTGACGCTCGACTTCGATTCCGACTGGGGATTCCTCGTCCGCACCTCGACCACGTCGTGGGCCGCAGGCACCAAATACGGCGCCCCGGACAACCGGACGATCATCCGGTTCGGGGAGCCCTTCACCCTGATGTCGAACCGCTCGGCCGACCCGGCCAACGTGCAGTTCTCGCTGCCGACGATGTACCATTCGCACTTCTGGACGGCGGCATTCGCCGACCTCAACTACGGCAAGGCCGCCCAGGCCGAGCAGTCCGGGGCGTTCAAGGCCGTCACCGAAGCGGCCGACAAGTGGGTACGCATGGGCGTGGACGGGTTCCGCCTCGATGCCGTGAAGCACATCTACCACAACGCCTACAACGACGAGAACCCCACGTTCCTCAAGAAATTCTACGACCGCATGAACGAGAGCTACAAGGCCGCCGGCGGAGAGGGCGATTTCTACATGGTGGGCGAGATGCTCGACGAAGCGGACAAGGCGGCACCCTATTACCGGGGGCTGCCGGCGCTGTTCGAATTCACGTTCTGGTACAAGCTCAAATGGGCGCTGCAAAACGGCATCGGATGCTATTTCGTCAAGGACATCCTCGACGTGCAGCCCCTCTACGCACAGTACCGCAGCGATTATATCGAAGCCACGAAACTTTCGAACCACGACGAGGATCGCACGGGCTCCGACCTGGAGCAGTCCGCCGAAAAGATGAAGGTGGCGGCCGCCGTGCTGCTCACGGCGCAGGGCGCACCCTACATTTACCAGGGCGAAGAGCTCGGGTACTGGGGCACCAAATCCAACGGCGACGAATATGTCCGCACCCCGATCCTGTGGGACAAGGCGGGCAACGAACTGGCTTCGGGAAGCCTCTCGGGCAAGATCGACATGCAGATGCTGACCCCGGCGATCTCGGTCGAGGCACAGGCCGACGACGACGGTTCGCTGCTCAACCTCTACCGCACGTTCGCCCGGCTGCGCAACACCTACCCCGTGCTGGCGCAGGGCAAGATGGTCAAACACCCGGTCTACAACGACGGCAACACCTCGCAGCAATCCATCGCAGCCTGGTACCGCGAGCTGGACGGCGAACGGATGCTCGTCGTGCACAACTTCGGCCGGGAGGAGCAGATACTGACCCTTACCGACCAACCGGACAAGGCCGTAGGCGTCTCAGGTGAAGTGAAACTTCAGCGCGGCGACGCTTCGTCGAAACTGCTCATGGGCGCCTGGTCGTCGGTGGTATTCACGCTCTAAACGACACGCCATGAAACACTTGCCCGCATTACTTCTCGCAATGGTACTGGTTGCCTGCGGCACACGGCCGCAGCAACCGGCCGCCCACCCCGACTGGAGTTACAACTCGGTCGTCTACGAAATGAACGTGCGCCAGTACACCCCCGAAGGGACGCTGGCGGCGGCCGCACGCCACCTGCCCCGGCTCAGAGAACTGGGCGTGGACGTCGTCTGGCTGATGCCCGTCTACCCCATCGGCATCAAGGAGCGCAAGGGAACCCTCGGCTCGTACTACGCCATCTCCGACTACGAAGCCGTCAACCCCGAATTCGGCACGCTGGAGGATTTCGACCGGTTCCTGGCCGAAGCCCACAGACTCGGGCTGCGCGTGATCCTGGACTGGGTGGCCAACCACACCTCGCCCGATGCCCGCTGGATCGAGGAGCGCCCGGCCGACTGGTATGTACGTGACTCGCTGGGCAACACCATCGTGCAGTACGACTGGACGGACATCGCCAAGCTCGACTACGGCAACGCGGACATGCGTGCCGCAATGGCGGCCGCCATGCGTTTCTGGCTCGACCGCGGCATCGACGGATTCCGCTGCGACATGGCGTGCGAGGTACCCATCGACTTCTGGCAGCAGACGCTGCCCGCACTGCGGAAGGAGTACCCCGGCATCTACCTGCTCGCCGAGGGCGAAGCCCCCGCATTGCACGACGGGGCGTTCGACGCCTCGTATGCGTGGGAGCTGCACCACCTGCTGAACGACATCGCACAGGGACGGAAAAGCGCCGCAGACCTGCGTGCCTACGTCGCCAGGGATGCCGCTGCCATGCCGCGCGAGGCGTTCCGCCTGATGTTCACCTCGAACCACGACGAAAACTCGTGGGCCGGGACGGAATTCGAGCGCATGGGCGACGCGGCACGCGTGATGGCGTTGCTGACCTTCACGCTGCCCAACGGGCAGCCGCTCGTCTATACCGGACAGGAGATGGGGTTCGACCACCGCTTCGAGTTCTTCGAGAAAGACCCCGTCCCCGCGTGGGAACGCAACGGATTTACGGATTTCTACGCCGCCCTGATCCGGCTGCGCCACGAGAACCCGGCGCTCGCGGCCGGGGAACGCGGCGGGCAGGCCGCATACCCGCTCGGCGAACGAACACCCGACGGCCTGATGCTGTTTTCCCGTACGGCCGGCGGCAACGAGGTGACAGTCGCTGCGAACCTCAGTGCGGAGGAGGTCGCATTTGACCTGCCGTTCGAGGGCTCGCGCCGCGAGTTCTTCACCGGGAAGGAATACACGGGCGGCACCCGCACCGTGCTTCCCGCATGGCAGTGGCTGGTCTTCGCACAAGACAGGAGATAAAAGTTGCGGACATGCGCCGGGGATGCGCGGAAACAGCGCCGGGAAACCGCCGGGAACCCGATAGAACCCGACGGGAATAGACAGTAAACCATCCGAGAAGCATAGGGATGCGCACGAGAAGCACAGGGATGCCCCGGGCGAAACGGGAATCGCTGGAAACCGATTTTTTGCTAACTTTACAAACGACGATATTTTGAACCGATTTTTCATGACACTCGCAGCAGCCGGACTGCTCTCCTGCACAGGGACAGGACAGTCCGCATTCGACCCCGCCTCGGTGGCAGACGCCTCGGGCGAGGTTACCCGCGTCGAACCCCACTCGTGGTGGACGGGAATGCAGACCCCGCTCCAGTTGCTCGTCAACGGGGCCGGCATCGCGGCATACGACATCCGCATCGAAGGCGGACAGGGCGTCGGGGTGAAGGCCCGCCACAAAGCCGACAGTCCCAATTACCTATTCGTGGACGTGGAGGTGAAACCCGACGCGGAGCCGGGCACCTACCACCTCGTATTCTCGCAGGGGGAACGGCAGTTCAAGGTTCCCTATGAGATCGCGGCACGCGCCGAAGGCTCGGCCGCACGCAGGAGTTTCACCACGGCCGACATGATCTACCTCCTGATGCCCGACCGCTTCGCCAACGGCGATGCGTCGAACGACTCGACACCCCACACGCGGGAGCGCGCCGACCGCAGCGCCTTCTTCGGCCGCCACGGGGGCGACCTGCAGGGGATGATCGACCACCTGGATTACATCGCAGGGCTGGGCGCCACGGCCGTATGGCCCACGCCGCTGCTGCTGGACGACGAACCCGAAGGTTCGTATCACGGCTACGCCTGCGGCGACTACTACCGCATAGACCCCCGGTTCGGCTCGAACGAACTGTATAGGGAGTTCGTCGGCAAAGCCCACGAGCACGGGCTGAAGGTGATTATGGACATCGTCACCAACCACTGCGGCACGGGCCACTGGTGGATGAAAGACCTGCCTTTCAGAGACTGGATACACCAGTTCCCCGAATACACCGGGACGAACGTCTGCTTCTCGACGAACATGGATCCCAACGCTTCGCGCTACGACCTCGACCTGCAGGAGAGCGGCTGGTTCGTGCCGTCGATGCCCGACATGAACCTCGACAATCCCTACGTGCTGCAATATTTCAAGCAATGGGCCGTGTGGTGGATCGAGTATGCCGGCCTGGACGGGTTCCGCGTCGACACCTACCCCTACAACGAGAAGGTGCCGATGAGCGAGTGGTGCGCGGCCGTACGCAGGGAATACCCCGATTTCAACATCGTGGGCGAATGCTGGACGTCGTCGATCCCGCAACTGGCATACTGGCAGGGCGGCAATCCCAACAAGGACGGCTTCGACTCGCACCTGCCGTCGATCATGGATTTCCCGCTGCAGGAGGCCATCTGCCGGGCGCTGCCCACCGACTCGCTCCGCTGGGGCGAGGGCATGACGCGCGTCTACGACTGCCTGTCGCACGATTTCGTCTACCATGACCTGTCGAAAATGATGATCTTCGTCGCCAACCACGACACCGACCGCATCGGCGACATCGTACGCGGGAACCCCGACCGGCTGAAACTCTCGATGGCGATGCTGGCCACGATGCGCGGCATCCCGCAGATATTCTCGGGCGACGAGATGATGTTCACCTCGAAAGACCTCTCGCAGGGACACGGCGGGCTGCGCGTGGATTTCCCCGGCGGCTGGGAGGGCGACGCGGTGAACCTGTTCGACCCGGCGCAGCGCGATGCCGTACAGGCGGGGCTCTTCGACTACACGCAGCGGCTCTTCCAATGGCGCAAGTCGAAGCCCGTGATCCACAACGGCCGCACGATGCACTTCCTCTCGCGCGACAACACCTACGCCTATTTCCGTTATGACGACACCGACGCGGTATTCGTCTTCATCAACAACTCGCGGGGCAAGAAACAGGTGCCGTGGTCGCACTATGCCGAGATCGCCTCGGGGCTGAGCGACGGGCGCAACGTCCTGACGGGCGAAGCCACGAAGGTGGACGATACCACCACGGTCGGCCCGCGGCAGGCGCTGATCGTAGAATTCAAACGTAAATAACAAGACCGAACCATGAAGAAAATATTTTTATATATCTCTGCGCTGCTGGCCGGTGCAGCCTGCACGGCACAGGAGACGCTCCTCTCGCCCGACGGCCGCCTCCGCCTGGAGTTCAGCCTGGCGGACGGAGGCCGCCCCACCTATACGCTCGATTACAAGGAGCGCCCCGTGATCCTGCCCAGCGGCATGGGGCTCGAACTGCGCGGCGAAGCCCCGAAGCTGGAATTCGGGGCTGAAATCCGCAAGGGCGAACCAGGGCGCCCGGTATCGCTCTACGACGGGTTCACCCTCGGGCAGGTGGCCCGCAGCGAGTCCGACCAGACATGGCGTCCCGTATGGGGCGAGCAGGCCGAGATCCGCGACCGCTATAACGAAATGGCCGTCACGCTGCGGCAGGCCGCGACAGGCCGCGACATGACGATCCGCTTCCGGCTCTACGACGACGGGCTCGGATTCCGCTACGAATTCCCCGAACAGGAGTCGCTGACCTATTTCGTCATCGGCGAGGAGAAAACACAGTTCGCCATGACGGGCGACCACACGGCGTTCTGGATCCCGGGCGACTACGACACGCAGGAGTACGACTACACCGAATCGAAACTCTCGCAGATACGGGAGCTGATGCCCGGCGCCATCACGCCCAACTCGTCGCAGACGCCCTTCTCGCCCACGGGCGTACAGACGGCCCTGCAGATGAAGAGCGACGACGGGCTCTACATCAACATCCACGAAGCGGCGCTGGTCGACTATGCGTGCATGCACCTCGACCTGGACGACCGGAATTTCATCTTCACCTCGCACCTTACGCCCGACGCACAGGGGTGGAAAGGCTACATGCAGGCGCCCTGCCATACCCCGTGGCGCACGGTGACGGTCTCGGACGACGCCCGCGACATCCTCGCCTCGAAGCTGATCCTGAACCTCAACGAGCCGTGCGCCTATGACGACACCTCGTGGATCAAGCCCGTGAAATACATGGGCGTATGGTGGGAAATGATCACCGGCAAGAGCGACTGGGCCTATACGCGCGACGTGCCGTCGGTACAGCTCGGCGTGACGGATTACGCCCGATGCAGGCCCAGCGGCCGCCACGGCGCCGAGAACGAGAACGTGAAGCGGTACATCGACTTCGCGGCGGCACACGGGTTCGACCAGCTGCTCGTCGAAGGCTGGAACGTCGGCTGGGAGGACTGGTTCGGGCACACGAAGGATTACGTCTTCGATTTCGTGACCCCCTACCCCGATTTCGACATCGCCGCACTGAACGAATATGCGCACGGGAAAGGCATCCGGCTGATGATGCACCATGAAACGTCGGCTTCGGTGCGCAACTACGAACGCCACATGGAAGCGGCCTACCGCCTGATGGACAAATACGGGTACAACTCGGTCAAGAGCGGGTACGTGGGCGACATCCTGCCCCGCGGCGAGCACCATTACGGGCAGTGGATGAACAACCACTACCTCTATGCCGTCCGCCGGGCCGCCGACCACAAGATCATGGTCAACGCCCACGAGGCGGTGCGCCCGACGGGCCTCTGCCGCACCTACCCCAACCTGATCGGCAACGAGTCGGCACGCGGCACGGAGTACCAGGCGTTCGGCGGCTCGAAGCCCCACCATGTGACGATCCTGCCCTTCACGCGCCTGCAGGGCGGCCCGATGGACTACACGCCCGGCATCTTCGTGATGGACGTCGCGGAGGTCAACCCCGGCAACCACTCGCACGTCAACGCGACGCTCGCCAACCAGCTGGCGTTGTACGTGACGATGTACTCGCCGCTGCAGATGGCGGCAGACCTGCCCGAGCACTATGAGAAATACATGGATGCGTTCCGTTTCATCGAGGACGTCGCACTCGACTGGGAAGAGAGCCGCTACCTGTTGGCCGAACCGGGCGACTACATCGTCGTGGCGCGCAAGGCCAAAGGCACGGGCGCGTGGTTCGTGGGCGGCGTGACGGACGAGAACCGACGTACGGTGACGCTCCCGTTCGACTACCTCGATCCCGGCAAGGAGTACGTGGCGACACTCTACGCCGATGCCCCCGATGCCGATTACCAGACCAATCCGCAGGCGTATGTCATCCGCACCGGGAAGGTCGGACAACGCACGGAACTCGACGTGGAGATGGCGCGCGGCGGCGGCTTTGCAATCTCCATACGCGAGGCTACCGACGCAGACCGCAAACTCCGCAGGCTGAAATAACGGGAAATGCCGTGCGGACGGCAATCATGCCGGGGCCCACACAGCCGGCGCCGGCGCTGAACCCGTACCCCGGCACGGCCGCGGACGGCAGCAGACCGTCCGGCCTCCACTGCCAGCCGGCATGCGGCACTCGGCAATGTCCGGCAACGGAATGCCCGTACAGCCCCCCCCTCAAAAAATCCTTTGCCCCTTGTTCCATAGGAACAGGGGCTTTTTTATGCGTATTTTTAAATTATTTTGCTATTTTTGCCCTCGGTAGCACCCAATATTCACGCTCAAAATCAAAACCATGACACTCAACGAATACCAGCAGCACGCACTCGAAACGGCAATCTATCCCGAAAATCGTCGCATCATCTACCCCACGCTCGGGCTTACGGGCGAGGCGGGCGAAGTGGCCGACAAGGTCAAAAAGGTCATCCGCGACGCCCACGAGGAGTTCACGGACGAGAAGCGGCTGGAGATCGTCAAGGAGATCGGCGACGTATTGTGGTACTGCGCGACGCTCGCCCGCGACCTGGGGTACGAACTGGACGACGTGGCGCAGATGAACGTCGACAAACTCCGCTCGCGCATGCAACGCCACATCATCTCGGGCAGCGGCGACAACCGCTAAGGACATGGAAGATTATATCTTACGGGAGATCAACAGGATCGGGGAGCTGATCGCCGCCCTGATGGCCAAAATCGGGCTGATGAGACAATCGGCCTCCCCGGAGCAGATACGGACGACGGCCAAGACGGAGCTGGCCGAGAAACTGGACATCGACATCGACACGTTGCTGGATGAGGCGGATTTCATCGGCCGGCTTACGGACGAATACGGGTTCGGCGACCAGGAACTGGACAAGTTCGCCGAACTGCTCTTCGACATGGTGGCCGCATCGGAGCAGCACGCGGAACGGCTGCGCCTCGCGGCTGCCGTCGGCGCGATATACAGTTATCTCGACGCAAAGAAAGCCCCGGCGTCGCTGAACCGCTACTACATTCTCAAAGACCTGGACAAGTACATCAAAGAACCTCAATAAATGGAACAGGAAAAACAACTTACGTCATTGCCCGAGAACGCTTACCGAGAACTCAAACCGGGCGAAGAGTACACGCCCATCATGCCCGCCTCGTCGTCGCCCAGGGAGGTGACGCCCTACTCGGTCACGATGGGTATCGTCATGGCCATCGTCTTCTCGGCCGCCGCGGCCTTCCTCGGCCTGAAGGTCGGGCAGGTATTCGAAGCGGCGATCCCGATCGCCATCATCGCCGTCGGCATGGGCAACGTGATGGGTAAGAGGAACATGCTGGGACAGAACGTCATCATCCAGTCGATCGGCGCCTCGTCGGGCGTGATCGTCGCGGGTGCCATCTTCACCCTCCCGGCGCTCTACATCCTCGGGCTCGACGCGGCATTTTACCAGGTGTTTCTCTCGTCGCTCTTCGGCGGGCTGCTGGGCATCGTGCTGCTGATCCCGTTCCGCAAATATTTCGTCAAGGAGATGCACGGGAAATACCCCTTCCCCGAGGCTACGGCCACGACCGAGGTGCTGATCTCGGGCGAGAAGGGCGGCAACCAGGCCAAACTGCTGGCCGTGGCGGGTCTCATAGGCGGCCTCTACGACTTCGCGGTAGGCACGTTCGGCATGTGGACGGAGTCGGTATCGACGCGCATCTGTGCGTGGGGACAGGTGGCAGCCGACAAGTTCAAGGTGGTATTCTCGCTCAACACGTCGGCCGCCGTATTGGGCCTGGGCTACATCATCGGATTGAAATACGCCATGATCATCACGGCGGGTTCGTGCCTGGTGTGGTTCCTCGTCGTACCGCTCGTAGGGTCGCTGGCCGACACGATCGACCCCGCGGCGCTGGCCTCGCTGCTGGGCGTGACGCGCGCCGACATCCTCGCCGACCCCGGCAGCATCTTCACGGCCGAAAACCTCTTCGCCTTCATCGGCAAACCGCTCGGCATCGGAGGCATCGCCATGGCGGGCATCATCGGCATCGTCAAGCAATCGAAGATCATCCGCCAGGCCGTAGGGCTGGCCGTATCGGAATTGGGGGGGGGCAACAAAACTGCCCCGGCTGCGGTAGAACGCACGCAGCGCGACCTGACGATGAAGCGGATCCTCACGATCCTGATCGCCACGCTCATCTCGGTCTTCGTATTCTTCCACTTCGGGCTGCTGGACGGCTGGGTACAATCCGTCACGGCCATCCTGATCGTCTTCGTCATCTCGTTCCTCTTCACGACCGTGGCGGCCAACGCCATCGCCATCGTCGGCACGAACCCCGTGTCGGGCATGACGCTGATGACGCTGATCCTCTCGTCGCTGGTATTGGTGAGCGTCGGGCTGAGCGGCACGACGGGCATGACGGCGGCGCTGATCATCGGCGGCGTGGTCTGCACGGCGCTCTCGATGGCCGGAGGGTTCA
This Alistipes onderdonkii DNA region includes the following protein-coding sequences:
- a CDS encoding SusE domain-containing protein codes for the protein MKITRYAMMLAAATGLLSACQKLDEVKAYDPDKVVAPVLHALPGEIVITPDNMGSTQTFTWDAADFGVRTQINYSIEASYNDGAKLVLFTGMNGTSSEQTYESLNNILALSVEDGGLGVPSGEPTDVDFYISATIGTDFEKFYSAPATVRMTVTTAERTYPQVWVIGDYCGWNFDNAQGLFCFSGDEVTYEAIVDLGEKAANGFKLSGEAGWNDACNWGTDGDAAAPETEAPSITLISSGGSGNIMVYSKRFYRFVFDRSTLTLSNKLSFNSMGIIGDATPGGWDTDTEMNFDTQKQRFWVDVTLTAGEFKFRADNDWAINFGGADGRLSQNGDNIKATAGNYRVYATLNNSAEITYELNAGDYGTGGGEEPDPGPEKADWYIHGQTVATPDWGPTAMESASSNIVAYKAAGVEVAANSEFLFKSGDESQWIGADAAFAGSSPYTCTIGSAFKVSADKVNAVIAEAGTYDYWLLPEAGRAYVMAAGAKPELVADTWGLVGNITGWGDLGDFSMSEEGAYLVRKGVALTTASEFKIRFNNAWDDSKNYGTASGGAVDINKAVDIITSGGSQNMKVQLDGTYDIYFDLANSQIYIMSEGKTPAEAE
- a CDS encoding alpha-amylase family glycosyl hydrolase; its protein translation is MKKFLFLLLALVLSVSVSCSDDKTGDTGGSMLSVTPTEIEFEAAGGSRLLDLRTDAGAWSLTQSDNTAWCTPALTSGKTSTSFAVTATANESSKRSATLTFTAPGCDPVVVTVTQSGDASQDFEGEQVVAQPDAWDNRKRADISYQLLVYSFADGNGDKVGDLPGLTRRLDYIDALGASAVWLSPIHPAASYHGYDVLDYEAVNPAFGTDADLRAFIDAAHARGIRVYLDYVLNHTGKDHPWFKSAAASEGSPYRDRYIFSEDPQADIAAGRIDQIATEGAAGYDAGQWFSTDTGAGAAGRFKFVLDWTNTDSPTVTVTETTDAADADNTQGGADDKYLYFGNGTSKRFYARGGNSYELTLDFDSDWGFLVRTSTTSWAAGTKYGAPDNRTIIRFGEPFTLMSNRSADPANVQFSLPTMYHSHFWTAAFADLNYGKAAQAEQSGAFKAVTEAADKWVRMGVDGFRLDAVKHIYHNAYNDENPTFLKKFYDRMNESYKAAGGEGDFYMVGEMLDEADKAAPYYRGLPALFEFTFWYKLKWALQNGIGCYFVKDILDVQPLYAQYRSDYIEATKLSNHDEDRTGSDLEQSAEKMKVAAAVLLTAQGAPYIYQGEELGYWGTKSNGDEYVRTPILWDKAGNELASGSLSGKIDMQMLTPAISVEAQADDDGSLLNLYRTFARLRNTYPVLAQGKMVKHPVYNDGNTSQQSIAAWYRELDGERMLVVHNFGREEQILTLTDQPDKAVGVSGEVKLQRGDASSKLLMGAWSSVVFTL
- a CDS encoding alpha-amylase family glycosyl hydrolase encodes the protein MVLVACGTRPQQPAAHPDWSYNSVVYEMNVRQYTPEGTLAAAARHLPRLRELGVDVVWLMPVYPIGIKERKGTLGSYYAISDYEAVNPEFGTLEDFDRFLAEAHRLGLRVILDWVANHTSPDARWIEERPADWYVRDSLGNTIVQYDWTDIAKLDYGNADMRAAMAAAMRFWLDRGIDGFRCDMACEVPIDFWQQTLPALRKEYPGIYLLAEGEAPALHDGAFDASYAWELHHLLNDIAQGRKSAADLRAYVARDAAAMPREAFRLMFTSNHDENSWAGTEFERMGDAARVMALLTFTLPNGQPLVYTGQEMGFDHRFEFFEKDPVPAWERNGFTDFYAALIRLRHENPALAAGERGGQAAYPLGERTPDGLMLFSRTAGGNEVTVAANLSAEEVAFDLPFEGSRREFFTGKEYTGGTRTVLPAWQWLVFAQDRR
- a CDS encoding glycoside hydrolase family 13 protein, which encodes MTLAAAGLLSCTGTGQSAFDPASVADASGEVTRVEPHSWWTGMQTPLQLLVNGAGIAAYDIRIEGGQGVGVKARHKADSPNYLFVDVEVKPDAEPGTYHLVFSQGERQFKVPYEIAARAEGSAARRSFTTADMIYLLMPDRFANGDASNDSTPHTRERADRSAFFGRHGGDLQGMIDHLDYIAGLGATAVWPTPLLLDDEPEGSYHGYACGDYYRIDPRFGSNELYREFVGKAHEHGLKVIMDIVTNHCGTGHWWMKDLPFRDWIHQFPEYTGTNVCFSTNMDPNASRYDLDLQESGWFVPSMPDMNLDNPYVLQYFKQWAVWWIEYAGLDGFRVDTYPYNEKVPMSEWCAAVRREYPDFNIVGECWTSSIPQLAYWQGGNPNKDGFDSHLPSIMDFPLQEAICRALPTDSLRWGEGMTRVYDCLSHDFVYHDLSKMMIFVANHDTDRIGDIVRGNPDRLKLSMAMLATMRGIPQIFSGDEMMFTSKDLSQGHGGLRVDFPGGWEGDAVNLFDPAQRDAVQAGLFDYTQRLFQWRKSKPVIHNGRTMHFLSRDNTYAYFRYDDTDAVFVFINNSRGKKQVPWSHYAEIASGLSDGRNVLTGEATKVDDTTTVGPRQALIVEFKRK
- a CDS encoding glycoside hydrolase family 97 protein gives rise to the protein MKKIFLYISALLAGAACTAQETLLSPDGRLRLEFSLADGGRPTYTLDYKERPVILPSGMGLELRGEAPKLEFGAEIRKGEPGRPVSLYDGFTLGQVARSESDQTWRPVWGEQAEIRDRYNEMAVTLRQAATGRDMTIRFRLYDDGLGFRYEFPEQESLTYFVIGEEKTQFAMTGDHTAFWIPGDYDTQEYDYTESKLSQIRELMPGAITPNSSQTPFSPTGVQTALQMKSDDGLYINIHEAALVDYACMHLDLDDRNFIFTSHLTPDAQGWKGYMQAPCHTPWRTVTVSDDARDILASKLILNLNEPCAYDDTSWIKPVKYMGVWWEMITGKSDWAYTRDVPSVQLGVTDYARCRPSGRHGAENENVKRYIDFAAAHGFDQLLVEGWNVGWEDWFGHTKDYVFDFVTPYPDFDIAALNEYAHGKGIRLMMHHETSASVRNYERHMEAAYRLMDKYGYNSVKSGYVGDILPRGEHHYGQWMNNHYLYAVRRAADHKIMVNAHEAVRPTGLCRTYPNLIGNESARGTEYQAFGGSKPHHVTILPFTRLQGGPMDYTPGIFVMDVAEVNPGNHSHVNATLANQLALYVTMYSPLQMAADLPEHYEKYMDAFRFIEDVALDWEESRYLLAEPGDYIVVARKAKGTGAWFVGGVTDENRRTVTLPFDYLDPGKEYVATLYADAPDADYQTNPQAYVIRTGKVGQRTELDVEMARGGGFAISIREATDADRKLRRLK
- a CDS encoding nucleoside triphosphate pyrophosphohydrolase family protein, translated to MTLNEYQQHALETAIYPENRRIIYPTLGLTGEAGEVADKVKKVIRDAHEEFTDEKRLEIVKEIGDVLWYCATLARDLGYELDDVAQMNVDKLRSRMQRHIISGSGDNR
- a CDS encoding OPT family oligopeptide transporter, whose amino-acid sequence is MEQEKQLTSLPENAYRELKPGEEYTPIMPASSSPREVTPYSVTMGIVMAIVFSAAAAFLGLKVGQVFEAAIPIAIIAVGMGNVMGKRNMLGQNVIIQSIGASSGVIVAGAIFTLPALYILGLDAAFYQVFLSSLFGGLLGIVLLIPFRKYFVKEMHGKYPFPEATATTEVLISGEKGGNQAKLLAVAGLIGGLYDFAVGTFGMWTESVSTRICAWGQVAADKFKVVFSLNTSAAVLGLGYIIGLKYAMIITAGSCLVWFLVVPLVGSLADTIDPAALASLLGVTRADILADPGSIFTAENLFAFIGKPLGIGGIAMAGIIGIVKQSKIIRQAVGLAVSELGGGNKTAPAAVERTQRDLTMKRILTILIATLISVFVFFHFGLLDGWVQSVTAILIVFVISFLFTTVAANAIAIVGTNPVSGMTLMTLILSSLVLVSVGLSGTTGMTAALIIGGVVCTALSMAGGFITDLKIGYWLGTTPRKQEAWKFLGTFVAAATVAGVMIILNKSYGFVGEGALVAPQANAMAAVIQPLMTGGQTPWMLYFCGAALALVLTSIGVPALAFALGMFIPMELNAPLVVGGLVAWFVSNRSKDEGLNKARFDRGTLIASGFIAGGALMGVVSALLKFAEVDWFLSGWAASNAAEWTGLAMYLVLIGYFAWHTLRARKEE